The nucleotide window ATTCCAGATATGCTGCAATCCCTAAGGTAACCAAAAGGCAAGATACACTTGTGACCGTTTTTATTCTCATGCAACATGGGCTCCTTTGAAAAATTCTATCTTATACCCATTTTATGCATGTCCTGCACCGCCATATGACTTAATATTTTTTAATTATTATGTGCCTTCATCCCACTAAGGTGGGGGCGGAACACAAGAAATAGTAGAAAAGCAACGATTGTAATGATAAGACCCGAAATATAAGGGAGACCCACTGCCATTGAAAACAACCAGCCACCTAATGGCGGGCCGATGATACGGCCTAAGGAATCAAAAGATGATAGAAGTCCGGTTGAACTTCCATGGCCTGCAGTAGATTTCTTTGTCAGCAGGGATGAGACGCTCGGGCGAATAACCCCATTCCCGAGCCCGAATATGGTTAAATAAATGGCTGCCGTCGTAAAATTATGGACCAGCAGAATTAAACCAAAGCCAATCGCAGACACAATCATCCCGCCTTGAATAACAGAACTTTCCCCGTACTTTTTGGTTAATCTGCCGACCAGTCCTCCTTGCACCATCGCACTGCCAAAGCCCATGATCATAAAAATATAGCCTAACTGAATCGCGTCCAACCCAGCTTTTTTAGCGGCAAAATAAGCAAATGTTGCCTCTAAACCTGAAAGAGATAATGAAATTAATAATTGGACAAAAAATAGCACGGACACAGCACCGTTAAATGCTTTCCAGATAGAAGTTTTTTCCTTTGATGTATGGCTTTTTTTCTGTTTTGATTCCTTTAACAAAATAAATACCAGAATCAAGGTGATAAAGGATGATCCACTTGCAAGATAAAACGGCGTACTTAAGCTAATTTTTGAAAAAATACCGCCAATCGCCGGACCAAACACAAAGCCTAATCCTGTTGCGGCGCCAATAATTCCCATGCCTTTGCCACGATTTTCTTCTGTTGTGATATCGGCAACATAAGCCAT belongs to Neobacillus sp. OS1-2 and includes:
- a CDS encoding MFS transporter — encoded protein: MQTKSALPILFVVMFLVMVGFGIIIPVLPFYAEEIGANPTELGLLMAVYSLMQLIFAPLWGQVSDRIGRKPVMMIGIAGLGLSFLIQAMSSELWMLFAARILGGILSSANMPTAMAYVADITTEENRGKGMGIIGAATGLGFVFGPAIGGIFSKISLSTPFYLASGSSFITLILVFILLKESKQKKSHTSKEKTSIWKAFNGAVSVLFFVQLLISLSLSGLEATFAYFAAKKAGLDAIQLGYIFMIMGFGSAMVQGGLVGRLTKKYGESSVIQGGMIVSAIGFGLILLVHNFTTAAIYLTIFGLGNGVIRPSVSSLLTKKSTAGHGSSTGLLSSFDSLGRIIGPPLGGWLFSMAVGLPYISGLIITIVAFLLFLVFRPHLSGMKAHNN